gtttttcattatattCCATgtattcaattaataaaattaggcaattacaaatgtatggaccatcaaaattataaatgcattttttatgtaaattctTACCTTctggtaaaagttttgtttggAATCCACTTCCAAATAAGGAAGTTTCCAGATTACTAACACCCTGTTATAACTGTTAAGGAAAATATGTGCATGTTTTCTTATCTTACATCTTTTTTCCTATCTTACAAATATATGCaaacattaaaatcattttcaaaagaaCCATGTTTATGTCAGATTCAGCAAACCAGATTTTCCTACATGAACATAAAATTTGGCAAATCTGGACCTAAAAACAGAATcaggtaaaaaaatcaatctttgGTTATTCCAATGACTTTCCAAAAACTACTTTCAAAAGGTGTATGTACATGTAGTcttgtttctttaaattctaAGTATCACAAGATTTTCATTTCCAAACCATTTCAAGATACTTGTATTGCATGGAAATCCCCTTAGGTATGATTTTACACTACCTAAAGATCTATAAATAATCAGCAATAAAAGCTACAATTGTGAGATTCAAAGTTTAACCTTCTTTTGATCATAGGAAACAACATATCTAAATCTGATTTGGTCAAAGTTGTCTTTATAAGTTATAGCATGAACAATGCTTTTAGTATAAAATAAATGGGAAATATGTGTCCATGGATACACAGATGATGCTCCTGATTGCCTATAACATTATAGAGAGAAATAACTTAGAACTGTAAAACCCTTTAAGGGATGCTGCCAAAATATGTACAGCATCTGAGtgttgtggtaataagcattgtgtatatgtttcattatattaGGTTGAGGGCCGAGGCCCCTTAAAAGAGGGGCTAAAGGttccagagggacagtcaaactcatagatcaaaaataaactgacaacgacatagctaaaaatggaaaagacaaacaatagtacacatgacacaatatagaaaacaaaaaaataagcaacacaaaccccaccaaaaactaggggtgatctcaggtgctctgggagggaaagcagatcctgctccacacaTGGCACTCATTAACAACGACAATGGAAACAAATTCATCAATGTTTCCTTAAGTAATGGGCATTACCCAAGAACAGTAAATGTGATGCCactgtatttcaaaaattcaaactttatctGTGGTAATAAGCATGGTGTATACCTTTCTAAATATTTGTTGGAGGCAAACTGAATTTAagagaatggaaaccaattttgggcATAAGGATGCCAATGTGTGTAAATGTACAGCATCACACAGACAACAAGGGTTAAACTTAATGCCCTCACTGCTACGTAGGGGTAATAAAGAAATTACTTTACACTTATTAAAGGGCTATAACTCATCAATAATAAAAGCTTCAATTATGAAATTGGAACTTGACCTTCATGTAGTCACAGGAAATAAcatattaattaattttaaaagattttctcAAACCGTTTGTAAGTTATTGCACAAACACTGTTTAACAGCTGCCGTCCTACCTAGCTATTCATTCTATTGAATAAATTGTTTGCTTAAATTCAGTAAAGAGACAAAGACAGGAAAGGATACAGTCAAGACAAACATGAACACCATGCTACCAAGTAAACCTCCTAGTATTGTCATATATTCTGTAGCTGCCAATTGTTGTTTGAACATCTGCATAACAGCAAACATCGACATACcaagtgtcagagaaatcacaCTAGAAATTACTGGTGATAACcctgaaatataataaacaaattcatGAAGTGTGTATTTCTGTAATATCACACAgtacaaaaattataaacttgtaTTATAATGTgggattttcaaattttgtattttgttaaattaaagatgtacatgtacataacaaaattcataataaatacttttcaactttttaataATGTCTTTTCAGCTGGTTAATGGATATAGTATCAGGGCTCATTTGCCCAAAAAACACATTCTCCTGctttcactttcgcaccctTCATGTTTGCACTCAATGTGTGTTTGCACCCTGTTTGTACTGAATATTCAGAATATATCTTAAATAAGgatttggttgtttttttcattgtctcaaaataaaatgaGATCAAAGGGGCCAAACAATTATctttcatgtttttcaatttaaaatcctaAATGTTTTAATCGTTACCAAGCTAAATATatgcagtatatatatatatatatatacatcaaagCAAGTTAAAACATCAATCATGATTTtcaaacacacaacaataatattgaataaaatgaatttgaGGTGCAAACATGTAGTGTGCAAAAGTGTATTAGTTCTGAGCAGACCTgatatcatgaatatatataaagtgtacatggtgtatgcaaaaatatatgacaaaccCGACATGTAAACATAAAGAACAAATTTTATGTATgctaaaaacagaaaaacaattgcTATTGATCTCcagtatgtatgtatgtatttgAGATTCCGCCAATTTATACGCACCCCTTGATTGACTGCAAGAGTACAGCTGATCCTTGTACACTCCCTAAGGATTAATTGAGATGTGCCCTTTACAATATTATCCCACCACCAGAACAATCCCCACCCAAGGGAGCGTGTAGGAAACCGGGAAGTCTGTTTTTATGGTGGATAAAGCAGAAGTTCTCGGAGAGAACCACCGGGCCACTAGGTGGAAACAGACAAACCAAAGAGATATCAGAAGATTGATCTCCAGGTCAAAGTAGGGG
Above is a window of Mytilus trossulus isolate FHL-02 chromosome 4, PNRI_Mtr1.1.1.hap1, whole genome shotgun sequence DNA encoding:
- the LOC134714691 gene encoding keratinocyte-associated protein 2-like — translated: MGLSPVISSVISLTLGMSMFAVMQMFKQQLAATEYMTILGGLLGSMVFMFVLTGVSNLETSLFGSGFQTKLLPEVAFCLAMAMFASGLIHRVCVTTCFIFSLVALYYINKISQRVHAPVAVQSTGKSTPGKKKR